Proteins from a genomic interval of Sander vitreus isolate 19-12246 chromosome 6, sanVit1, whole genome shotgun sequence:
- the slc50a1 gene encoding sugar transporter SWEET1, which produces MDLLQLLSWACIVFTVGMFSTGLTDLKKMRESKNADNIQFLPFLTTCLNNLGWLYYGILKNDQTIILVNIIGALLQILYIIVYLHYTKQKRLMMVQTLAAGMVLTCGWFYFTTFLPEGDTRLSQLGLTCSVFTVSMYLSPLTDLVKIVRSGDVQCLSFPLTVATFFTSTSWVLYGLQLNDSYIVVPNTPGIFTSLIRFYLFWRFAAVNQSSPSFKSMQI; this is translated from the exons ATGGATTTATTGCAGCTTCTGTCATGGGCCTGCATCGTGTTCACGGTCGGGATGTTCTCGACTGGACT GACCGACCTGAAGAAGATGAGAGAATCAAAAAATGCTGACAATATCCAGTTTCTCCCTTTCCTCACCACATGTcttaa TAACCTGGGCTGGTTGTATTATGGGATTCTGAAGAACGATCAGACCATTATCCTGGTCAACATTATCGGAGCTCTACTCCAGATCCTCTACATCATCGTATACCTCCACTACACAAAACAAAAG aggCTGATGATGGTCCAGACTCTAGCGGCAGGGATGGTGCTGACCTGCGGTTGGTTCTACTTCACCACGTTTCTTCCTGAGGGAGACACTCGCCTTAGCCAGCTGGGCCTCACCTGCAGCGTGTTCACCGTCAGCATGTACCTGTCCCCACTCACCGACCTG GTAAAGATAGTGCGAAGTGGTGATGTGCAGTGCTTGTCCTTCCCTCTGACCGTAGCCACCTTCTTCACTTCCACCTCCTGGGTGCTGTACGGCCTCCAGCTAAACGACTCCTATATTGTG GTTCCAAACACGCCTGGGATCTTCACCAGCCTCATcagattttatttgttttggagatttgcagctgtcaatcaaagcTCACCTTCCTTTAAGTCTATGCAGATATGA